GTTCCGTCTGCAACAGGCCGGAAGATTCGCAGCAGTGCTGGCGGTAAGAGCCAGCAGGGGCGAGATCAGCGGTGAGCTGAAGAGGAGAAGTAACGTGATGGCGATGAGGCGTCGCACGGCTTTCATTGTAGCGAACCTTTGTCAACGGATTGTCACGGATGGCTCAGACGACTAAGCGGATTTGCTGTTGGTGCGGAAGGCAACAGCAGATTCCCTTCGGGAATGACAACAAAAGGGCACGGCAGACTCTACGCCAACCGCTACTTTGCTCTAGGTTCAAAGATCGGCTGCTGCCGGAATCAGCGGATGGTTGATCCGGTGTGCACACGGCTTTCCGCCAAATCGAGCTCTCTCTGCAAGGTACGCAGGACTTCATCGTCGATCTGCTCCTCATCTCGCAGTCTGATCAGCGCTTCGCGTTCGGCCTGCAGTGCGGTCAGAATTGCATCGTTTCGTCGAGCCTGGTTGATAAGTCCCGTCGGAGTCCGATCGCGTTCCAACGGCATCGCATCCAGTCGCTTCTGGTAGCCGTCAATCAACTCCTGGAAGAGTGAAGACTGGTCGCGATTTTTCGAGCGGGTGCGGTGCAGATGGATGATGGCCTCGGTAGCCAGGACACGTCGCGCCTCTTGTTCCTCGCGGTCTGCGTGTCCCGACTCGGAGAGGCCCATGATTCGAATCAGCCAGGGCAGCGTCAGGCCCTGCACGACCAGCGTTGCTACGATCAGGCAGAACGCCAGATAGATGATCATGCTGCGCTGCGAGAAGGTTCTGCCGCCTGGAAGAGCGTACGGGAGCGAGATGGCCGCTGCGAGCGATAGCACACCGCGCATGCCACCCCACCCAATGACAAACATCTGTCGCGGCCGGGGTGGCTGTACGTCCAACTTCCGGACCCATCGCCGGAGCGCGTAGGCGACGTAGGTTTCTGCGAAGACCCACGCCATGCGCAGACAGATCATCAGCGCGGAGAAGCCGATTCCATATTCAAGGAGAACCGGGCGGCTCATGCCGACGATCTGCCCGATGACATAGGGAAGCTGGAGTCCGATGAGAACGAAGACGATGCCGTTGAGGATGAAGGTCAGTGCATCCCAGACAGCGGTCGCCTGCAGGCGGACCTGGGGCGACATGTACTCGGGACTTTTGCGGCTCATGTACATACTGCAGGCGATGACTGCCATTACACCGGAGACATGCATGCGGGCGCCTAAGAGGTAAGCCCCGTAGGGCACCAGGATGCTGATTACGATCTCGATTGGCCCATCGTCCACCCATTTTTCAAACCACGCGACGACAGCTCCGATGGCCAGCCCCACGGCTACTCCACCGCAGGTCAGGAAGACGAGTTGACCGAGTCCTTCGATGAGTGATGGCGTTCGGCCTGTGACCAGCAGAGTGAGGCCGAATTGCAGAGCGAGGAGGCCGGTGCCGTCGTTGACGAGGCTTTCGGCTTCCAGTATGTCGACGATTCGTTGTGGAAGGCCCACTCTTCGCGCGATCGATGTGGCTGCGATGGCGTCAGTGGCTGCGACTACCGCACCAAGTAGCACGGCGGACTTCCAGTCGAATCCAGGAAGGAGAGACCCCGCGACCATCGCGAGCCCTAGGATGGTGAACAGCACCAGGCCGACGGCAAGCATGGCTATGCTGACAAAGTTGCGCTGAAACTCTCTCCATGACAGGGTCCACGCGGCGGAGTAAAGCAGAGGAGGAAGGAAGACCAGAAAGACCAGGTCTGGATCGAGGCCGATGCGAGGCATGCCTGGCAGAAAACTCAAGAGAAGGCCGGCAATTACGAGCAGGATCGGATACGGTACTTTGAGTCGTCGGGCCAACCCGGCAAAGACCGCCACGAAGAATAGAAGAAGAAGGAAGACCGCTTGTACGGCCTGCACTCCGGCACCCGTCATCGGGCCAGCCTTCGGATGCGAGGTGCGGGCGATCTTCTAATCCAGAGGGGGAAGGACGAGGGCATGGGTCATTATCTCGCGCTTAAATGGGTAGAGAGTTGAAACGAAGGTGCGATAACGTCACTCACTCGGTTGACCTGATCGGAAGAAGATCGAAGAGTCGGATCAGCGGCGGTTGTCGGTGGCGGGCTCGGGGTGGATGAGGAGGCGGGAGACTTCGGGGCAGTCGAGTTTGAAGGCGTTCTCGAGAGCGGTGATGATCTCGTGGACCTTCGACATGGGGAGGTCGTCGGGGAGGGTGCAGTGGCAGTTGACCTGGATGCGATCGGCTCCGTTGTTGTGGGCGCGGGTGACGAAGACCTCGTGAATGTCGAGGATCTCGGGGAAGGCTTGAGCGGCGCGGCGGAGACGGACTTCGAGCTGGCGATCGCGCTCGAGGGAGGCGGGACGCTCGATGGTGGCGGGTTCGCTTTCGATGTGAGTGAGGATGGTGGAGATCTCGGGGATCTCGCGGCGGATGTCGGACTCGAGTTGGGTGACGAGGGCGTGTGCGGCGCTGAGGGACATGTTCTCGTAGACTTCGAGGTGCTGCTCGACGTGGAGCTCGTGGTTGTACTCCTGCACGGCTACGTCGTGGATTGCCAGATTTGAGCGGGCGGCTACTGCGCGGATGCGGTCGTGGAGGCTTTCGGCGATGGAGGCGGTGGGGATGGAGTGGACGACGACGTCGGCTCCGGGGAGATGGCGGCGGACGGCGGCGGTGGCGGCCATGGTGATCTGCTCGGAGCGCTGGAAGGTGAGGTTGCGTGGGAGGCCGAGGGTGAGGTCGGCGAAGTAGTTGGGGCCGGCGCGGCGGGTGCGGATGCGGTCGACGGAGAGGACGCCGTCGATGGCGGCGATGTCGCGGGCGATGTCGCGGGTCTGCGAGCGGGTTTCGATGGGGGTGGCGTCGGTGAGGGCGTCGATGGTGCGGCGGGCGAGGTTCCAGGTGACGTGCAGGATGATGCCGGAGACGATGATGGCGGCGATGGGGTCGGCTAGTTCGAGTTGGGGGATTTGGAAGCGCTCGCCTATGTAGCTGGCGGCGAGGCCGAGGAGGACGGCGATGGAAGACCAGATGTCGGTGCGGAAGTGGATGGCGTCGGCTTCGAGGGCTTCGCTCCTGGTTTCGGCGGCGATGCGGTGGAGCTTGCGGGAGCGGGTGTAGTCGACGGTGATGGAGAGCAGGAGGACGAGGAAGGGCCAGAGGGAAAAGTTGAGTGCGAGATGCTGGCGGTGGGCGATGCGGCGGATGGCTTCGGTGAGGATCCAAACGCAGGAGCCGAGCATGAGGACGGATTCGATGGCAGCGGAGAGGCTTTCGATCTTGCCGTGACCGTAGGTGTGGTCGGCGTCGGCGGGGCGGTCGGAGACCTGAACGGAGAAGAGGGTGATGGAGGCGGCGATGAGGTCGATGCCGGAGTGGGCGGCCTCGGAGAGCATGCCGAGAGAGCCGGTAAGGAGGCCGGTGAGGAGTTTGAGGAGGGTGACGGCGAAGGCGGCGAGGACGGAGAAGAGCGCGGCGGAACGCTTGGCGCTATGAGGGGTCGCGGCTTGTTCGGGCTGGGCCGTAGTGCTCATCAGGACGATGGTACAGGGTTTTCCGTACGGAGTGCTGTGCTTCGGAGGCGTGTTTCGGCACGGAGATAGAACATGATGGCTGCACCGAGGAGCATGGGGAGGCTCATGAAGAGGAGCCCTCGTTGATAGTCGCCGGTGAGGTCTTTGGCGAAGCCGACGAAGTAGGGGCCGAGAAAGCCGCCGATCATGCCGATCATATTGAGGGTGGCGATGCCGGCGGCTGCGGATCGTCCTTGAAAGAAGCTTCCGGGCAGAGACCAGAGGGGACCCTGCATGGCGTTGTAGGCGATGATGATCGCGCCGATGGCGGTGACGACGTTGATTGGATTTGTTGAGAGGCCACAAGCGAAGAAGCCTGCGGAGATAAGGAAGGCCCAGGGGATGATGTGCATGTAGCGGGGATGGTTGCTGTGTGGCGTGCGGCGCTGGATGCGGTCGGAGTAGATGCCGTTGATCAGCATAGCGGCTGCTCCGAGGAGACTGAGGGTTGCGATGAGGTAGCCGACCTTTGATGTGCTGAGATGGGTTGCTCGCTGGATGACGTCGGGAGCGACAAAGGTGTAGGCGTAGGAGGAGGCCAGCATCAGCAACATGAAGAGGCCGAGCTGCCAGACGCGTGGATCGAGGAGGGCGGCGCTAAGATCGTGGCTGCGCTGGCCGCTTAGAGAAGGATCGTTGTGGACGTGGTGGATGATCCATGCGCGTTCGTCTTCGGTGAGCCACTTGGCCTGCTGGGGGCAGTCGGGGAGCAGGTAGAGGAAGGCGATGCCTAGCAGGATGGGAGGGATGCCTTCGACGAGGAAGAGCCATTGCCAGCCGCGGAGGCCGAGGTGGCCGTCGAGGTTGAGGAGTGCGCCGGCGATGAGGCCCATGAAGACGAAGCTGAGCGGCAGGGAGATGTAGAAGCGGCTGATGGCGCGGGCGCGCAGCTCCTGCGGAAACCACTGCGTGAGATAGAAGATGACGCCGGGAAAGAATCCGGCTTCGGCGACACCGAGGAAGAAGCGCGCGGTGTAGAACTGCCAGGGAGTGCGGACGAAGAGCATGGCCATGGCAAGGATTCCCCAGGTGACCATGATGCGGGCGAGCCAGCGGCGGGCTCCGAAGCGGTAGAGGAGGAGGTTTGAGGGAATCTCGCAGGCGGCGTAGCTGAGAAAGAAGAGGCCGGCGCCGAAGCCATAGACTGTGGCGCTGAAGTGGAGGTCGCGGTTCATCTGGAGTGAGGCAAAGCTGATGTTGACGCGGTCCATGTAGGCTGCGCCGTAGCCGAGGGCGATGAGTGGGATCAGATGGAGGGTAGCTTTGCGCATCGCGGATGCGCCGATGGCTGCGTCAAGTGAGACTAGAGGCCCGTCGAGGATCGGGGGCGGAGTCGAGGCCATTGGAGTTTCATCTCATCGAGCGGGTGGAGCGTGCGATTAGGGGGTGGGGAACTGAGGGAAATATATCACCGGAGGTGGATTGAGGGGTGCGTGTCTTGTTGTATGGTCGCTTGATTGGGTGAAGGCTCTGGAGGTTTCGATGTCGCTGAAGGTTCGAATTATTTTGGCTGCGACTTTGCTGTCGCTTATGTTTTTCGTCGCCGTATATAGCTCCAGCGGTCAGCAGAGAGCCTCGAATGCGGATCAGGCGCAGGTTGTCGATGCGGTGAAGGCGATCTTCTCGGCAGCTGCGAACGATGACCTTGCGAAGTTTCATGCGGTGATTGTGCCTGGGTTTTACATCTACGATGCGGGGGCGCGATTTGATGGGGACGCGATTATGACCTTGATCAAGGCAGAACATGCGAAGGGGAGACGGTATGAGTGGAATGTTACAGAGCCCGATGTACATGTCATCGGCGACACGGCGTGGATTGCTTATGTGAATAAAGGCGCCGTGACGGATGAGTCAGGGACTAGAGCGCAGAGCTGGCTTGAGTCGGCGTTCCTTGAGAGACGCGGTGGGGCTTGGAAGATTGTGTTCATGCATAGCACCCGCGTGCCTGTGGCTCCGCCGGCTTCGACTGTGTCGATGCGGTAGGTGGTCAGGGTTTGGTGGCGTGGTAGAGGCCGGCGGTGCCGAAGGTGTAGCTGGTCCAGGTGGCGTTGGTGAAGCCGGCGGCTTTGATGAGCTGGAGCATGCGTGGAGGGCGGGGGAAGCGTGCGACCGAGGCGGGAAGGTAGCTGTAGGCGGCGGGTTTGCCGGAGATGAGGCCGCCTAGGCGGGGGAGGATGGATTTGAAGTAG
This Tunturibacter gelidoferens DNA region includes the following protein-coding sequences:
- a CDS encoding Na+/H+ antiporter; protein product: MTGAGVQAVQAVFLLLLFFVAVFAGLARRLKVPYPILLVIAGLLLSFLPGMPRIGLDPDLVFLVFLPPLLYSAAWTLSWREFQRNFVSIAMLAVGLVLFTILGLAMVAGSLLPGFDWKSAVLLGAVVAATDAIAATSIARRVGLPQRIVDILEAESLVNDGTGLLALQFGLTLLVTGRTPSLIEGLGQLVFLTCGGVAVGLAIGAVVAWFEKWVDDGPIEIVISILVPYGAYLLGARMHVSGVMAVIACSMYMSRKSPEYMSPQVRLQATAVWDALTFILNGIVFVLIGLQLPYVIGQIVGMSRPVLLEYGIGFSALMICLRMAWVFAETYVAYALRRWVRKLDVQPPRPRQMFVIGWGGMRGVLSLAAAISLPYALPGGRTFSQRSMIIYLAFCLIVATLVVQGLTLPWLIRIMGLSESGHADREEQEARRVLATEAIIHLHRTRSKNRDQSSLFQELIDGYQKRLDAMPLERDRTPTGLINQARRNDAILTALQAEREALIRLRDEEQIDDEVLRTLQRELDLAESRVHTGSTIR
- a CDS encoding cation diffusion facilitator family transporter yields the protein MSTTAQPEQAATPHSAKRSAALFSVLAAFAVTLLKLLTGLLTGSLGMLSEAAHSGIDLIAASITLFSVQVSDRPADADHTYGHGKIESLSAAIESVLMLGSCVWILTEAIRRIAHRQHLALNFSLWPFLVLLLSITVDYTRSRKLHRIAAETRSEALEADAIHFRTDIWSSIAVLLGLAASYIGERFQIPQLELADPIAAIIVSGIILHVTWNLARRTIDALTDATPIETRSQTRDIARDIAAIDGVLSVDRIRTRRAGPNYFADLTLGLPRNLTFQRSEQITMAATAAVRRHLPGADVVVHSIPTASIAESLHDRIRAVAARSNLAIHDVAVQEYNHELHVEQHLEVYENMSLSAAHALVTQLESDIRREIPEISTILTHIESEPATIERPASLERDRQLEVRLRRAAQAFPEILDIHEVFVTRAHNNGADRIQVNCHCTLPDDLPMSKVHEIITALENAFKLDCPEVSRLLIHPEPATDNRR
- a CDS encoding MFS transporter, with translation MASTPPPILDGPLVSLDAAIGASAMRKATLHLIPLIALGYGAAYMDRVNISFASLQMNRDLHFSATVYGFGAGLFFLSYAACEIPSNLLLYRFGARRWLARIMVTWGILAMAMLFVRTPWQFYTARFFLGVAEAGFFPGVIFYLTQWFPQELRARAISRFYISLPLSFVFMGLIAGALLNLDGHLGLRGWQWLFLVEGIPPILLGIAFLYLLPDCPQQAKWLTEDERAWIIHHVHNDPSLSGQRSHDLSAALLDPRVWQLGLFMLLMLASSYAYTFVAPDVIQRATHLSTSKVGYLIATLSLLGAAAMLINGIYSDRIQRRTPHSNHPRYMHIIPWAFLISAGFFACGLSTNPINVVTAIGAIIIAYNAMQGPLWSLPGSFFQGRSAAAGIATLNMIGMIGGFLGPYFVGFAKDLTGDYQRGLLFMSLPMLLGAAIMFYLRAETRLRSTALRTENPVPSS
- a CDS encoding nuclear transport factor 2 family protein; its protein translation is MSLKVRIILAATLLSLMFFVAVYSSSGQQRASNADQAQVVDAVKAIFSAAANDDLAKFHAVIVPGFYIYDAGARFDGDAIMTLIKAEHAKGRRYEWNVTEPDVHVIGDTAWIAYVNKGAVTDESGTRAQSWLESAFLERRGGAWKIVFMHSTRVPVAPPASTVSMR